In Rosa rugosa chromosome 4, drRosRugo1.1, whole genome shotgun sequence, the genomic stretch TGGAAAATAGGCCTCTGATCCGGGTTGTGACGAGCCGGGAGGACCCGGAGGAGGACCCGGAGGTCTTCCTGCGGTGACTTGGACCACCCATATGAATGGCTGGGTCGACGCTTCCAGTGCCTCGGCTAGTATCTCATACTCCTCTTTTGTAGGACCAACCTCGCTTCCAAATGAAACGTATAGCACCGATCCACGTGGTTTTGAATCTAGCCACTCATTTACCTCGTCTTCGGTGAAGTTCGACTTCCGATTGGTTCGAACTTCGCGATCATGGAGAACCGAACCGGCCGATTTCCAATATTGCTCTGGTAACAGCGGGCCCACACCCCAAACGGGTTTTTCAATCTTGTTGGAGACGTATTCGATAAACGGATGCTCTAGCTCGTCACAAGTGTTGATCATCACTCCAATAGACTGCTCGATCTCCTCTAACCACATTGGTTGGTCACTGAGCTTTGGCGGACCCATTCTTCGCGGGCCAGGCCCACCATGTGGTGGTCCTTGAGGAGGAAAGCCCGCTCCCGGACCTCCTGGCGGGCCGCCTCCACCAATAGGGAATGGTGGCGGACGAGACTGCCCTTTAATATCCGAAACCGTCAGAGCCATCTCTTCGGGTAACCCGGGTAGCAAACGGGTCTCCCCCGGTTTGATATCTATCGGGTGGGCCTTCCACACGGCATACTCCATGGCCGCGGTGCAAGCTCCGGAAGTGAAAAAGCTGACCACCGGAATCTCGAACTTGTGAAAAGTCTCGTAAGTCCAGCTCATCATGTTGTCAAGAACTGCACAAAGGGGTCGGACTGAATCCGGACTCTCGTTTCGGGTCGAGATGAGCTTCTCAAGCCCGACTGCCATCTGGCCGAAGGGGCGGTGATGCGGCTGAGAACTCGGCTCCTGCGGCGGACCAGACGGTGGCGCTTCAGAAATCTCAGCGATTTCGACGAGTGGGTATTGGCGGAGAGATGAGGGTATGGAGGAGGAGAGGTTGGAAGAGATGACCAAAACGGCTTTGAAGTTTCTGGAGGCCAAGTGCTTGCAGAGCTCCATTAAAGGCAAGAGATGGCCCTGACCAAAAAACGGAACGATCCATATCTCATTTGCCATATTTGCACAGTTGGGTTTGTGTTAAGAGTCTTGCAGTAGAGCTGGGGAATATATAGATAGCGTAGTGGAAGAATGGAGAATAAGAAAGCCTAACTGAGAAGGAATGAATACTGAAAAGAGAGGTAGGACTCAGGTGAAATGGTGATTGACTGTTAGGTATGGGACTGAAAATCTAGTTGTGTACGTGGGATTTGGGAACAGCGTACCGACACTTCTGAAACGCTGGAAATGAGCGAAGAGGACAGCGTGTACCGACCTCGTTGAGATCTTTGATAAGTGACTATGGGCTTAGTCACTCGGAAGCTATTATATATTAATGAAATATcttcttttgtctttcttcattAGCAAGAAAActgagaattttttttgttttttgtgtgaTCTGTTTTTGTTTATTGCATGTCCACTTTTGGGTATAGATTTTTATATCTTTGATATTGTCAATGGGTGGTGAACTTGTTTATGAAGGGGTGATAGATTTAGTTCTTTGATGTAGGGTTTATGCAATTTCAGCTATCGTTGTTTTGCTCTGCCATTCAAGGTTTGTTTAATTAGTTAGGTTCACGGGCGTTCTTATTATTCATTTAATTAGTTGAGGCAAGTAAAAAGGTTACAACCCATGCTCATCATTTAGACCTTTAAAGTTAGCACATAACGCACGGCTATTATATTTTAAAGGTTAGCACATAGCGCACGTCTATTACATTGTCAATTACTTGAGTCACCCaatgaatatatttttttaatgaaaaaaattaacaaagtgactaaagtgattgacagtgtaatagttgagtgaccaaagtgatatatttaaaacttgagtgaccaaagtgtcaaatgagttatagttgagtgaccatttgtggaattctccttAAAAATAGTATAATAAAATCGATAAGTAAATAATGcagaaaaattaaataaataaaaacattaCTAGCACGCGCATAGCGCATGGAGTAATACTACTTTTCATAAATGGATAAGTTGCGAATTGTTGAGAGGAAATCAGCTGTTTCTAATAAACCTATCCTGAGGAGGATAATTTCTCGGAGGTAAGTCGGGTTTTAGATGATTGCAAAGACTATCTCTCTGCTTTTCAATCAGTTAGAATCCGACATATttttcgtgaagcaaatggtgttgcacataggcttgcacaccttgctagtaTTTCTGGCttagatgatgtttggttagatgagactcctgctattattcaggatgtactctacgaggattattgtaatTGTTTCTctgtagcacggggttcaggttttatgtccccccccgttgcaaaattctactattaatataataaatggaaccgggcgtggggctgagcctcccagctaggctgggttccaaacccctttcaaaaaaaaataaacctaTCCTAATTTTGTGATTTTTGTCACTACTCCCATATCCATTAATTTAACAGAGATTAACACCGTTAATTTTATTCtttatcaattttattttatttatcggtattcttcctctcttcttctttctctacaTCTCTGCAAAAAACCCAGCACCCTTTGTTCCATCAGTCCAacaatctcctcgttttttctttgaaaaatcTAACTTCTCATGAAAAACGCAAAGAGCACAAGAACAATGGCataccccattcccaccctgcTTTGTTTCTCCATTCTCAGAAACAAAGATTGAATTTTGAGTCCGACCCAGAATCCAAAATCTAAAACCCAGAAAGAGGAAACTAATCCAATGGCGAAGTTTGATTCTGATCCGGCGGTGGTGGCCAAAGCAACAATGTTGAAGGAGTTGCAGAGACGATGAGGATGGGGATTGCAGCACCCAAACTATTGATCGGGATAAGGAGACTCTTAGTGCTCTCAAGGAAATGAAGCCGAGGAAGAGATCGCTGTCTCTGAAGCAGCGGGAATGGGGAGTTTGAAATCGTAGGCGGTCATGAGCATACAACAATGAGCTATGATAAGCTTCAACACATAATTCCGTTAATAACTTTTCGAACCTCTTGATGGAACGACTTGGGATCCACATCAAAATACATGGTACTCGTCACATAAATCCCATTAGTCCTGTCCTGTAAACCTAGGAAGCTTTCATTGGAGTATTTTAAGAAGCACACATCGTACCCAAATTATAGCTCTTCTTTGCTCAAGAGGGCATTTTTTGACAATCTCTTGGCTTGCTACCTCGATACAACTTCTAGTCTTCTACAATGTGTGCTAGAGATATTATTCCAACATTGAGCTATTCCATGTACAAATTCACGAATTAGTATTCATCCATTACGTTTCCCTCCTATGAAACTTTCATAATCATTCTTAATAGCTGAAGTGCCTCAATACAAGAGCCGTACACGTTTATTGTATTTAATAGAATTTTGGCCGATTTGTGCTAGAGTTTACCTGGAAGAATTTCCAAGGCAACTTCCTTGAGAGATGGCATAGCTTCCTGCTGATGCAAACAAATGTATCTATTCCTCACTTTTCTGAAGACTTTCCATGGACCTGGGTAGCACCTACatatataataataaaatcATCACATTGCTGTTTAAagcaagaaaaaagaagaagacgatTTCTTGATTATTAGATATCACTGAGATAACATTATCAGTAGTAGTTATTGAACCTGAAAAGGGTCCCTCCAGAGCGTCCTTTAAAATTGTGAATGTAGTATACAGTCTCCATACTTGGAAACAGGGTCTTCAAAAGTGCAGCGAGCTTTGGGTAGAAGAAAGATGGATaatcttatttcatcaagaaaAAACTGTCATATGTCTCTAAAGAGGTTACTAATTGTTTGAAGATAATGCTAAATAAACTTGCTTCATGTGCAGAACTTATTTGAACCTTCCAATTCTATTTATTATAATAGAAATGTTAGGAAATCGCCATATATGAGCAAATAACCATGTATATTAAACTGAAGGGAGATAAAGCACATCTAGTAACTAACAAAGGATACACCCAGATCTTATTCGGTCAAGTTCTCCGTTGAAAATAATTAGCTTTCTGGAAGTGTTCACAACAGCTTCTCTGTACAGCTCTTCGACTACAAGCATTTCTGAATTGCAAGAAAATCAGAGATAGATATTACAAATTGATAAATGATTTGTGGGAAATGAATGGACATTAAGTCAACTAATGTATCTTAGTTAGGATGAGTTCTAGAAAAATGTAGTGGTGACTGTGAAGTGATGTGAACCAAATTAGTCATAGAAAAATGAGAATAGAAAATTTTTGGGCAAACATCCGAGTGCTGTGCAGGTTTCTATTAGGCATGACCATACAAGAGAAGGGAATAAAACTgtgaagaaaaaggaaaaaaaaaaaaaatcaaaggccAAAGGAACAAAgcctaaaaaaaagaaaaattgttgcAGGGATCATGGACCACATAAATGAACTTCATTTTAAGAGCAATAGAAGAAAGAGAATCAAAATTTGAAACtacacacagacacacacacacacacacgcgtCAAATTTCTTGGTTATAATCACATACCATATTCTTAATATGTGTTTCTGCAGCATTCAACTTTTCCTAACAATGATAAGAAGGGATACTTGGAGTTACCGGAGACATTAAAATATGGATACGCAGCCAAGAATAGTTCATCTTCTGGCTTCACACGGTCCGTCATTTTCACTTTCTCAGTAAAACCAAAATCCTCGAAAAATGATGGCTTAGTCAGATAGTCCAGCTTGAAGGACGCTCCTTCGAATGATGATTTCCTTGCAAATTCAACTTCATTGGCCTCAGGAAAAAACTGAAAGCTTTCGTTCAAAGATTAATATACATCATTAGGTGCTAAACTAAAAAGTTAATTAAGGTAAAAGAACAAAGAGAGTAGCTAGATTAGCTACAGAGTCATGCATCACAGAAAAGTACAACGCAGTCTATGAAGGTATCTGCAAACATATGATTCAACAAGACAGACCAACATCTTCTGGATTAAAGATAAAGCTGTTGGAACCAACTACCCGGTGAAACCTTCAACTGCAATGCTGACGTACAGTAAGCTTTTAAGGAAATTTGAAActttttagattaacaaaattcGAGGAAATCTAGGCTCAACACTGAATCTCTGATCATATGTTTTTTCAGGTTGCAAGGAAAAGATAGCCAGGAAAAAATCAGAATTTCATAACAGAGTGATTAGTTTCAACTATTTATACAGTGTAAAACATGTTGCAATGTAACAAACTATAACTTCTTTATAACAATTCAATCTTATTTTCTTGGGGATTATGTACTCTTCAGTTAGTTAAAACTTTGCACCTTCTCTTTTAGTATAGTATAAGGGATCCATCAGAAGCCCCTACATTTAAAACTACAGCCATTTATCTTCAAAAAGgtgaaaatttgagaaaattacTATTCTGGTCCGCGTGGCTTTCTCTGGAGATATTAAGATGTCACAAAATTCTCGAATGAGCTGTATACTTCCAGTCATTTCTATTCCTCCTTCACCGTCTCCTGAAATGTGTTTCGTGGACTCAGAAGAAACTATATATACTCAATCGGAACAAACTGTAAATATTTTTCAGCTGGTGCAAGGGAATTAACCTGGTACAGAGTCAAGTCCAGCAGTAGGAAACTCGATCTCCTGCAAAAAAAAATAGACGTGTATGTCAGTGTCAAATTCTTTGCATATGTTGACGATATCAAAGAACTGAAGCTACTAGATACTAGTACTAGCTTACCATCAACTGTTTGTTATCCTTCAAAGCCAATTGAGTTGCTTTACTGGCCTATATATCAATTGTCAAGAAGCCCAAGGCAAAACTTAGCACCAAATAGCTGTAAACTAGAATACAAAGTCACACGGATACCTAAGACATGAAGTGAAATGAGAGCTAGAGAGAGTTGGTAGCATGGAGAATTACAAATTTCTAGAAAATCGTTAACCCCCTTTCATCAAATCAATTCAAGTAGTTATAAATTTGAACTACACTGCAGCAGATTACATTCCATTCAAAGCTTAAAAGTTGGGATATCAGAAACTAGAAATGGAATAACAGTACAAGCTCTAGTTACTTGTTCAAGGAGTTCATCATAGTCTCTAGGAATTGACACATCAAAGGCAACCGAAGTGTCGTCCCCGGAAGCCGAACTTGCCACAAGTTTGAGATTTCTTGACAAATGAGATGCAGCCCATTTTGGGGTACTCAAATTCCCATAAGAATTCAATGGCAAATATTTGCAGGCAGTTGCAACCTGCAAGTTGAGTCGGGTCGATGAGTGATCATTTCTGAGGTAATGGAATGAAAGTAGGAGATTGGTTAGTCTTTACCTGGCGACTTGGAAGAGAAGGAATAGCAAACGGAACCCTGGAAGCAGTTCCCGCGTCGGAGATGGGCATTTTTGATTGGTCAGAGATCGAGAGAGAGGCGCGTATTTCAGTTTGGAGTCGGAGTAGCCACAAAGTTACATGCGGCGGGGATGATCCAATCACCCTTATATCAAATGACGATTCTGTCCTCTGATCCAACCACATGTGATTTTTTTGTTGTTATAATCTCGGCAAAATACTAcgcaaaccaaaaaaaaaaaaaaaacactcgaagattttgatttttggacCTTGGTCTTtaattcatttttgttttgcagCATTGGTGGATGATGATTCTACGCCTTCTTCCACTTAAGAAGATCATCACAGTCAAGcgttggttttttttctttttttttgggtcaatgaTATATAAGACTacttttaatgaaaaaaatttcagTGCTACGGTCAAATATCTCATACTTGACCACCTACCTCACATTTTTGCATGAAAAGCTATTAACAATGAATGTTTGGAAGTAATTAACGATGATTCTACTATATGTTTCTTATTTTGTCATTTATTAGAggtattttttgttttcaataatTCTCTAGATTAATCAGAATCTAACATAGAAAGCTTCAACAGGCTATGTTTCCATGTTggacaaggaaataaaaaaacttCCTTTCCGAAACCGCCTATTATCTATTATCTAAAACGCGTTAACTGTTCACTGGGGCGTCACTATTCATTCGAGCCCGAAGTAAATGACGCTTTTGtccttaattttttcttaaattACATCCCTGCCATTCAGTCTGTTATAAACACCCGCCGACAATAAAATGTTAGAACTCCAAAAGGTTCAGGTTTTTTCGCTCTCTCGCTTCTCCTTAGATACGCGGCAAGGATTGATTTCTATGGCAAAGGGATTGATTTTTGATAAATTACAGATTTGCCTGATAAGGTTGGGTATAATCCTCGGCTCTTCCTCTTTCTGGAAGT encodes the following:
- the LOC133743391 gene encoding scopoletin glucosyltransferase-like; translated protein: MANEIWIVPFFGQGHLLPLMELCKHLASRNFKAVLVISSNLSSSIPSSLRQYPLVEIAEISEAPPSGPPQEPSSQPHHRPFGQMAVGLEKLISTRNESPDSVRPLCAVLDNMMSWTYETFHKFEIPVVSFFTSGACTAAMEYAVWKAHPIDIKPGETRLLPGLPEEMALTVSDIKGQSRPPPFPIGGGGPPGGPGAGFPPQGPPHGGPGPRRMGPPKLSDQPMWLEEIEQSIGVMINTCDELEHPFIEYVSNKIEKPVWGVGPLLPEQYWKSAGSVLHDREVRTNRKSNFTEDEVNEWLDSKPRGSVLYVSFGSEVGPTKEEYEILAEALEASTQPFIWVVQVTAGRPPGPPPGPPGSSQPGSEAYFPHGLDTRVGKRGMIIHGWAPQLLILSHPSTGGFLSHCGWNSTVEAIGRGVPFLAWPIRGDQHLDAKLVVSYLKVGYLISEDISETIKKEDITRGIEKLLSDEEMKQRAVKLSAKFEHGFPTSSVAALDAFGDFLRHKNKASSH
- the LOC133743781 gene encoding protein LPA3-like translates to MPISDAGTASRVPFAIPSLPSRQVATACKYLPLNSYGNLSTPKWAASHLSRNLKLVASSASGDDTSVAFDVSIPRDYDELLEQASKATQLALKDNKQLMEIEFPTAGLDSVPGDGEGGIEMTGSIQLIREFCDILISPEKATRTRIFFPEANEVEFARKSSFEGASFKLDYLTKPSFFEDFGFTEKVKMTDRVKPEDELFLAAYPYFNVSEMLVVEELYREAVVNTSRKLIIFNGELDRIRSGYYPSFFYPKLAALLKTLFPSMETVYYIHNFKGRSGGTLFRCYPGPWKVFRKVRNRYICLHQQEAMPSLKEVALEILPGKL